A single Pseudomonas sp. DC1.2 DNA region contains:
- a CDS encoding sensor histidine kinase has protein sequence MRTRFDTLFGRLFGVLLVAIILAHLLAFFWFHYYGPPPPPPPPPEFSQNVNGQRPTAQPRFERRPPRPWFGGPLVPLTSQLISLVIAAWYGAKLLSRPIQRLSDAAERLSENLDSPPLDESGPREARQAAHTFNKMQQRIREQVQQRSRMLGAVSHDLRTPLSRLKLRLEQIDDDKLQGQMRQDLDDMIGMLDATLTYLHEQRTSEARQWMDVQALVESLSENAQDQGGDVEARGHCAPLQVQPMALRSCINNLMDNALRYAGQVVIALEDCREQLVIRVIDQGPGIAMDKREAVFEPFFRLEGSRNRNSGGVGLGMTIAREAAERLGGQLSLEETHGGGLTAVIRLPRT, from the coding sequence ATGCGGACGCGCTTCGATACGCTGTTCGGCCGCCTGTTTGGTGTGCTGTTGGTGGCGATCATCCTGGCGCACCTGTTGGCGTTTTTCTGGTTTCACTATTACGGCCCTCCGCCGCCCCCACCGCCGCCGCCTGAATTTTCGCAGAACGTCAACGGTCAGCGCCCTACCGCGCAACCGCGCTTCGAGCGTCGCCCACCAAGGCCATGGTTCGGTGGGCCGTTGGTGCCGTTGACGTCTCAATTGATCTCGCTGGTCATCGCGGCCTGGTACGGCGCCAAACTGCTGAGTCGGCCGATCCAGCGCCTGAGTGATGCTGCCGAGCGTTTGAGCGAGAACCTCGACAGCCCGCCGCTGGATGAGTCAGGCCCAAGGGAAGCACGGCAGGCCGCGCACACTTTCAACAAAATGCAGCAGCGCATTCGTGAGCAAGTGCAACAACGCTCGCGGATGCTCGGTGCAGTGTCCCACGACCTGCGCACGCCGCTGTCGCGACTCAAGCTGCGACTGGAGCAGATTGACGATGACAAACTGCAAGGCCAGATGCGTCAGGACCTGGACGATATGATCGGAATGCTGGACGCCACCCTCACCTACCTGCACGAACAGCGGACCAGTGAAGCTCGGCAATGGATGGACGTGCAGGCTCTGGTTGAATCGCTGAGCGAAAATGCGCAGGACCAGGGCGGTGACGTTGAGGCCAGGGGCCATTGCGCGCCGCTACAAGTGCAGCCAATGGCTTTGCGCTCGTGCATCAACAACCTGATGGACAATGCCCTGCGTTATGCCGGACAGGTGGTGATTGCGCTGGAAGACTGCCGCGAGCAACTGGTGATCAGAGTAATCGATCAGGGCCCGGGGATCGCGATGGATAAACGCGAGGCGGTGTTCGAACCGTTCTTTCGCCTGGAGGGATCGCGTAACCGCAACTCCGGCGGTGTCGGCCTGGGCATGACCATCGCCAGGGAAGCAGCGGAACGCCTGGGCGGCCAGTTGAGCCTAGAAGAAACCCACGGTGGTGGTTTGACAGCCGTCATCCGCCTACCGCGAACCTGA
- a CDS encoding response regulator — protein MHNTQATVNDDQKAPAGDKRWSIRALIVDDDVPIRELMIDYLARFNIHASGVTDGSDMRLALQAEHFDVVVLDLMLPGEDGLSLCRWLRAESDIPILMLTARCEPTDRIIGLELGADDYMAKPFEPRELVARIQTILRRVRDDRTEQRANIRFDNWRLNSVLRQLIAADGLVVPLSNAEFRLLWVFIERPRRVLSREQLLDAARGRSIEAFDRSIDLLVSRLRQKLGDDPKAPQLIKTVRGEGYLFDAREIG, from the coding sequence ATGCACAACACCCAAGCAACCGTGAACGACGATCAAAAAGCGCCCGCCGGTGACAAACGCTGGAGCATTCGCGCGCTGATCGTAGACGATGACGTGCCTATCCGTGAGTTGATGATCGACTACCTGGCCCGGTTCAATATTCACGCCAGCGGCGTCACCGATGGCAGCGACATGCGCCTGGCGCTGCAAGCGGAACATTTTGATGTGGTCGTACTTGACCTCATGTTGCCCGGCGAAGACGGTTTGTCACTGTGCCGCTGGTTACGTGCCGAATCGGATATTCCGATCCTGATGCTCACCGCCCGCTGCGAACCCACCGACCGGATCATTGGCCTGGAACTGGGTGCCGACGACTACATGGCCAAGCCGTTCGAGCCCAGGGAACTGGTGGCACGGATTCAGACGATTCTGCGTCGAGTGCGCGACGATCGAACGGAACAGCGGGCGAACATTCGCTTCGACAACTGGCGACTGAACAGTGTGCTGCGCCAATTGATTGCTGCTGATGGCTTGGTGGTGCCACTTTCCAATGCCGAATTCCGGCTGCTCTGGGTGTTCATCGAACGTCCACGCCGGGTGCTCAGCCGCGAACAATTGCTGGACGCCGCACGCGGCCGGTCGATCGAAGCCTTTGATCGCAGCATCGATCTGCTGGTGTCGCGCCTGCGCCAGAAACTCGGCGATGACCCTAAAGCCCCCCAGTTGATCAAGACCGTTCGCGGTGAAGGTTACCTGTTCGACGCGAGAGAAATCGGCTGA
- the pyrF gene encoding orotidine-5'-phosphate decarboxylase: MSVCQTPIIVALDFPTRDAALKLADQLDPTLCRVKVGKELFTSCASEIVGTLRDKGFEVFLDLKFHDIPNTTAMAVKAAAEMGVWMVNVHCSGGLRMMAACREVLDQRSGPKPLLIGVTVLTSMEREDLAGIGLDIEPQEQVLRLAALAEKAGMDGLVCSALEAHALKLAHPSLQLVTPGIRPAGSAQDDQRRILTPRQALDAGSDYLVIGRPISQAADPAKALAAVVAEIA, from the coding sequence ATGTCCGTCTGCCAGACTCCTATCATCGTCGCCCTGGATTTCCCCACCCGTGACGCCGCACTGAAGCTGGCCGATCAGTTGGACCCTACACTGTGCCGGGTCAAAGTCGGCAAGGAATTGTTCACCAGCTGTGCCTCGGAAATCGTCGGCACCTTGCGTGATAAGGGTTTCGAGGTGTTCCTCGACCTCAAGTTCCACGACATCCCGAACACCACCGCCATGGCCGTCAAGGCTGCTGCAGAAATGGGCGTGTGGATGGTCAACGTGCATTGCTCAGGTGGTCTGCGCATGATGGCTGCCTGCCGTGAAGTGCTTGACCAGCGCAGTGGCCCCAAGCCGCTGTTGATCGGTGTGACGGTGCTGACCAGCATGGAACGCGAGGATCTGGCGGGTATCGGCCTCGACATTGAGCCGCAGGAGCAAGTACTGCGCCTGGCTGCCTTGGCTGAAAAAGCTGGGATGGATGGTTTGGTGTGCTCGGCTCTGGAAGCCCATGCCCTGAAGCTGGCTCACCCGTCGCTGCAGTTGGTGACCCCGGGGATTCGTCCTGCGGGCAGCGCCCAGGACGACCAGCGCCGTATCCTGACCCCGCGTCAGGCGCTCGATGCCGGTTCCGACTATCTGGTGATCGGCCGTCCGATCAGCCAGGCTGCCGATCCAGCCAAGGCATTGGCGGCAGTGGTTGCCGAAATCGCCTGA
- a CDS encoding YbaN family protein, which translates to MAPPPIGNRPLILRYVLLAIGWLSVMLGVIGIFLPVLPTTPFLLLAAGCFARSSPRFYHWLVEHPRLGPWIGNYLDGNGIPLKGKVYAIGLMWVSILFSCYLVPLPWARAFMLTSAVLVTVYILRQKTLHKP; encoded by the coding sequence ATGGCGCCCCCGCCCATAGGCAACCGCCCCCTGATTCTGCGTTACGTTCTGCTGGCCATCGGCTGGCTGAGCGTGATGCTGGGGGTGATCGGGATTTTCCTGCCGGTGCTGCCCACCACACCCTTCCTGCTATTAGCGGCTGGCTGTTTCGCCCGCAGTTCACCACGCTTCTACCACTGGCTGGTTGAGCATCCACGGCTTGGACCGTGGATAGGTAACTACCTCGATGGCAACGGTATCCCGCTCAAGGGCAAGGTCTACGCGATCGGGCTGATGTGGGTCAGTATTCTGTTTTCCTGCTACCTGGTGCCGCTGCCGTGGGCACGCGCGTTCATGCTGACCAGTGCGGTACTGGTGACGGTGTATATCCTTCGCCAGAAGACCTTGCACAAACCTTGA
- a CDS encoding YecA family protein, with protein sequence MSFAEQLTRLQVFLDADELHDEALDYVAAHGYLTALSICSEIVPDREWIDALFAEEPHYADDTERDAIESTLLALKAHIARQLASDEEFELPCDLDLGEEPDDSDLRGWCIGFMEGVFLREEAWFETAEDEVSEMLLPIMVGSGLFDEQPEFSDIAADANLMDDMIVQIPEALTALYLLCNAPDEKPAILKPRHH encoded by the coding sequence ATGTCCTTCGCTGAGCAACTAACCCGCCTGCAAGTCTTCCTCGACGCCGACGAGCTGCACGACGAGGCGCTGGACTACGTGGCCGCCCACGGCTATCTCACTGCGCTATCGATTTGCTCCGAAATCGTTCCCGACCGCGAGTGGATCGACGCGCTCTTCGCCGAAGAGCCGCACTACGCTGACGACACCGAGCGTGATGCGATCGAATCCACCTTGCTAGCGCTCAAGGCCCATATCGCCCGCCAACTGGCGTCCGATGAAGAGTTCGAGCTGCCGTGTGACCTGGACCTTGGCGAAGAGCCGGATGACTCCGACCTGCGCGGCTGGTGCATCGGCTTCATGGAAGGCGTGTTCCTGCGCGAAGAGGCGTGGTTCGAAACCGCAGAAGACGAAGTCAGCGAAATGCTTCTGCCAATCATGGTCGGCTCGGGTCTGTTCGACGAACAGCCTGAGTTCTCCGACATCGCGGCCGATGCCAACCTGATGGACGACATGATCGTGCAAATCCCGGAAGCCCTGACCGCGCTGTACCTGCTGTGCAATGCGCCAGACGAAAAACCGGCCATCCTCAAGCCACGTCACCACTAA
- the recQ gene encoding DNA helicase RecQ: MLEQAQRVLKDIFGYDSFRGRQGAIIERVANGGDALVLMPTGGGKSLCFQVPALLRDGLAVVVSPLIALMDDQVATLEELGVAAAALNSTLSAEQQRDLAARIKRGEVKMLYLAPERLVQPRMLAFLQSLEIALFAIDEAHCVSQWGHDFRREYLQLGQLAELFPNVPRIALTATADKRTREEIVDRLHLHEAERFLSSFDRPNIFYRIVPKEQPRKQLLVFLAERRSDAGIVYCLSRKKVDEVAVFLSEQGFPALPYHAGLPNETRAHNQKRFLNEEGLIMVATVAFGMGIDKPNVRFVAHLDLPKSLEAYYQETGRGGRDGLPADAWMAYGLQDVVMLKQMLQNSEGDERHKRLEQHKLDAMLSLCEETRCRRQTLLAYFDEDMPEPCGHCDNCVDGVQTWDATEPARQALSAIYRTGQRYGVGHLVDVLLGKDNEKVRSFGHQHLSVFGVGKAMAEGEWRSLFRQLVARGLADIDLEGYGGLRLSDTCRPLLKGEVTLELRRDLKPQTSAKSSKSQASQLVRGEEREQWEALRALRRKLAEEHGVPPYVIFPDSTLLEMLRSQPTSLAEMGTVSGVGARKLERYGEAFLEVLGGQVEAPRVVADLRHELITLARAGMTPLQIAGQLQCSEKNVYTLLAEAIGKQQLSLEQALDLPEELMGEVQDAFLDGEGELPPVSEIAALFAGRVPEGVLYCVRAALQSEFEV; the protein is encoded by the coding sequence ATGCTCGAACAGGCTCAACGCGTCCTCAAGGACATCTTCGGCTACGACAGTTTCCGTGGCCGCCAGGGTGCAATCATTGAGCGCGTGGCCAATGGCGGCGACGCCTTGGTACTGATGCCTACCGGCGGTGGCAAATCTCTGTGCTTCCAGGTGCCGGCTTTGCTGCGCGACGGTCTGGCGGTGGTAGTGTCGCCGCTGATCGCGCTGATGGACGACCAGGTTGCGACCCTTGAAGAGTTGGGCGTGGCCGCCGCTGCGTTGAATTCAACACTGAGTGCCGAGCAGCAGCGGGACCTGGCGGCGCGAATCAAGCGTGGCGAAGTCAAAATGCTCTATCTCGCCCCCGAGCGTCTGGTGCAGCCACGGATGCTGGCCTTTCTGCAAAGCCTGGAGATCGCGCTGTTCGCCATCGACGAAGCGCACTGCGTCTCGCAATGGGGTCATGACTTTCGCCGCGAGTACCTGCAATTGGGCCAGTTGGCGGAACTCTTCCCCAATGTCCCGCGCATTGCGCTGACCGCCACTGCCGACAAGCGCACCCGCGAAGAAATCGTCGATCGTTTGCACTTGCACGAAGCCGAACGCTTCCTGTCGAGCTTCGACCGGCCGAACATTTTCTACCGCATCGTGCCCAAGGAGCAGCCGCGCAAGCAATTGCTGGTGTTCCTCGCCGAGCGCCGCAGCGATGCCGGCATCGTCTATTGCCTGTCGCGCAAGAAAGTCGATGAAGTGGCGGTGTTCCTCAGTGAACAAGGCTTCCCGGCGCTGCCGTATCACGCCGGTTTGCCCAACGAAACCCGGGCCCATAACCAGAAGCGCTTTCTTAACGAAGAAGGGCTGATCATGGTCGCCACGGTGGCGTTCGGCATGGGCATCGACAAGCCCAACGTGCGCTTCGTCGCCCACCTCGATTTGCCGAAATCCCTTGAGGCCTACTACCAGGAAACCGGTCGTGGCGGCCGTGACGGTCTGCCGGCGGACGCCTGGATGGCCTACGGCCTGCAAGACGTGGTGATGCTCAAGCAGATGTTGCAGAACTCCGAAGGCGACGAGCGCCACAAGCGGCTGGAACAGCACAAGCTTGACGCCATGCTCTCGCTCTGCGAAGAGACCCGCTGCCGCCGTCAGACCCTGCTGGCGTACTTTGATGAGGACATGCCTGAGCCCTGCGGCCATTGCGATAACTGTGTCGACGGCGTACAGACCTGGGACGCTACCGAGCCTGCTCGTCAGGCTCTGTCGGCGATCTATCGCACCGGCCAACGTTACGGTGTAGGGCATCTGGTGGATGTGCTGCTGGGTAAGGATAACGAAAAGGTCCGCAGCTTTGGCCATCAGCATTTATCGGTATTTGGCGTTGGCAAGGCGATGGCCGAAGGCGAATGGCGCTCGCTGTTTCGACAGTTGGTGGCGCGTGGTTTGGCCGACATCGATCTGGAAGGCTACGGCGGCCTGCGCCTCAGTGACACCTGTCGGCCGCTGCTCAAGGGCGAAGTGACCCTTGAGCTGCGCCGCGACCTCAAGCCGCAAACTTCAGCGAAAAGCAGCAAGAGTCAAGCGAGCCAACTGGTCCGTGGCGAAGAGCGCGAGCAATGGGAGGCGTTACGCGCCCTGCGACGCAAACTGGCCGAAGAACACGGCGTGCCGCCATACGTTATTTTTCCCGATTCGACACTGCTGGAAATGCTCCGCAGCCAGCCGACGTCCCTTGCGGAAATGGGGACGGTCAGTGGCGTTGGCGCACGTAAGCTGGAACGTTATGGCGAAGCCTTCCTCGAAGTCCTCGGTGGCCAGGTCGAAGCGCCGAGAGTGGTGGCAGACCTGCGCCACGAGCTGATCACGCTGGCCAGAGCCGGTATGACGCCGCTGCAGATCGCCGGCCAGTTGCAATGCTCGGAAAAGAACGTATACACCCTGTTGGCGGAGGCCATTGGCAAGCAACAGTTGTCCCTCGAGCAAGCCCTCGACCTGCCGGAAGAACTGATGGGAGAAGTCCAGGACGCGTTCCTCGACGGCGAGGGCGAGTTACCGCCGGTCTCCGAGATTGCCGCGCTGTTTGCCGGCCGGGTCCCGGAAGGGGTGTTGTACTGTGTGCGGGCGGCACTGCAATCCGAGTTCGAGGTTTAA
- a CDS encoding MarR family transcriptional regulator — protein sequence MPLTDQHRFGMQLAQMSRGWRAELDRRLAGLGLSQARWLVLLHLARFEEAPTQRELAQSVGVEGPTLARLLDSLEAQGLVQRQSVLEDRRAKKIVLCAPARPLIEQIETIATQLRHELFDGVDEADLKVCMRVHGHILANLEKS from the coding sequence ATGCCGTTAACCGATCAACACCGCTTTGGGATGCAACTGGCCCAGATGTCTCGCGGCTGGCGCGCCGAACTGGACCGTCGCCTGGCCGGCTTGGGATTGTCCCAGGCGCGCTGGCTTGTGCTGCTGCATCTTGCACGTTTTGAGGAGGCCCCGACCCAGCGTGAGCTGGCACAAAGCGTTGGCGTCGAAGGGCCAACGCTGGCTCGTTTGCTCGACAGTCTGGAAGCCCAGGGGCTGGTGCAGCGTCAGTCGGTGCTGGAAGATCGTCGGGCCAAGAAAATCGTCCTGTGTGCTCCGGCCCGGCCCTTGATCGAACAAATTGAAACGATTGCCACTCAACTGCGCCATGAGCTGTTCGACGGCGTCGATGAGGCGGATTTGAAGGTTTGCATGCGTGTCCACGGGCACATTTTGGCTAATCTGGAAAAATCTTGA
- a CDS encoding FimV/HubP family polar landmark protein — protein MLESWHIVLRFSTRLLLASSAVIYSALAPALGLGDITLHSALNQPLKADIALVDAGGLGEGDLSVSLGTTDEFSRAGVERVFFLNNLTFTPILRGNRQLIRVTSSKPVTEPFLNFLVQLSQPNGRLLREYTVLIDPPGAPGIVPATDEPVARPQSSEFPTVEPTSAPPPASQGKRYTVVQGDNPWVIAKRLHDSGSNASASELMQGILALNPGSERLSVGQHLLLPDSAQLPAPSANVAQQVVAPEADAMAEQLATSVLQNQQLQKTVDELNVKVRAQDEQIADARKQVSDLQARLAEVRPPAPAPVLSVAPVSAPAVAQEPQESHWLMISGLLALVALLVLGVFVRRQRQRVQVLAEPLPVLPSRHEPVLDREPTPQPANAAPAPAPHRETPAGDVLGGVGIYLAYGRFSEAADLLREACVKEPQRTDLALQLLEVLGKQGDVAAYEAQEAQLREAGFDAQQLHDIRARCPKLQSAAPIAAIAPAVVPPPEVATEDEFQLNLDDLSMDSNWDLVSPFESPAAAVKPLNSPAAPDEPAFTSNLHVLPDVFEMPYESTVDEPELEWVGESEDESLDDSFLEEFGEPAQPLELESLPQALTAPNGAGKLEQAQTYIDDGDLDRAIELLNELLNTDDEPLKQTARNLLAGIR, from the coding sequence ATGCTCGAGAGTTGGCACATAGTTTTGCGGTTTAGCACCCGTCTGCTTCTGGCCAGTAGTGCTGTCATCTACTCGGCATTGGCACCGGCCCTGGGATTGGGAGACATCACCCTTCATTCGGCGTTAAACCAGCCGCTCAAAGCCGACATTGCTCTGGTGGATGCCGGTGGGCTGGGGGAGGGTGATCTGTCCGTGAGCCTCGGCACGACGGACGAGTTCAGTCGCGCGGGCGTCGAGCGGGTGTTCTTCCTCAATAATCTGACATTCACGCCGATCCTGCGGGGCAACCGGCAACTGATCCGGGTGACGTCCAGCAAACCGGTCACTGAACCGTTTCTGAATTTCCTGGTGCAGCTCAGTCAGCCTAATGGGCGGTTATTGCGCGAGTACACGGTGTTGATCGATCCGCCGGGTGCCCCGGGTATTGTTCCCGCCACGGATGAACCGGTCGCCAGGCCTCAATCATCCGAGTTTCCGACCGTTGAACCGACCAGCGCACCGCCACCTGCATCTCAGGGCAAACGCTACACCGTGGTTCAGGGTGACAATCCCTGGGTAATCGCCAAACGCCTGCACGACAGTGGCAGCAATGCGTCTGCCAGCGAGCTGATGCAAGGCATTCTCGCGCTTAACCCAGGCAGCGAAAGGCTGAGCGTGGGCCAGCATCTGTTGTTACCGGACTCGGCGCAGCTACCGGCCCCAAGTGCCAACGTGGCTCAGCAGGTGGTTGCGCCAGAGGCTGACGCGATGGCTGAGCAACTGGCAACCAGCGTATTGCAAAACCAGCAACTGCAAAAAACCGTCGATGAATTGAATGTCAAAGTGCGGGCCCAGGATGAGCAGATTGCCGATGCGCGTAAGCAAGTGAGCGATTTGCAGGCCCGGCTCGCCGAGGTCAGGCCTCCGGCGCCCGCACCGGTGCTTTCAGTAGCGCCTGTGTCGGCGCCGGCGGTTGCCCAAGAGCCGCAAGAGTCTCACTGGCTGATGATCAGCGGTTTGCTGGCGCTGGTGGCATTGTTGGTGCTGGGGGTATTTGTTCGGCGTCAGCGTCAACGAGTTCAGGTATTAGCCGAGCCTTTGCCGGTGCTGCCGTCACGGCACGAGCCGGTGCTTGATCGAGAACCCACGCCACAACCCGCCAATGCGGCGCCCGCCCCGGCGCCTCATCGAGAGACACCCGCGGGAGATGTCCTGGGAGGCGTCGGTATTTACTTGGCTTATGGCCGGTTTTCCGAAGCAGCGGACCTGTTGCGCGAGGCGTGTGTCAAGGAACCGCAGCGTACTGATCTGGCACTGCAACTGTTGGAGGTGCTTGGTAAGCAAGGGGATGTGGCAGCCTATGAAGCCCAGGAAGCCCAGTTACGTGAGGCGGGTTTCGATGCCCAACAACTCCACGATATCCGGGCTCGCTGTCCGAAACTGCAAAGTGCCGCACCGATCGCCGCGATTGCTCCGGCCGTCGTGCCGCCCCCTGAAGTGGCGACAGAAGATGAGTTTCAGCTGAACCTCGACGACCTGTCGATGGACTCCAACTGGGATCTGGTCAGCCCCTTTGAAAGCCCGGCCGCTGCCGTTAAACCGTTGAATTCCCCTGCGGCGCCTGACGAGCCGGCGTTTACCTCGAATTTGCACGTGTTGCCCGATGTGTTCGAAATGCCTTACGAATCGACGGTGGATGAGCCTGAACTGGAGTGGGTCGGCGAGTCGGAAGATGAGTCGCTGGACGACAGCTTTCTTGAGGAGTTCGGCGAGCCGGCTCAGCCCCTTGAACTTGAGTCGCTACCTCAGGCGCTGACCGCGCCAAACGGCGCCGGCAAACTGGAGCAGGCGCAGACGTACATCGACGATGGCGATCTCGACCGGGCCATTGAGTTGCTCAACGAGTTGCTCAACACCGACGATGAACCGCTCAAGCAGACGGCGCGTAATTTGTTGGCCGGTATTCGCTGA